A DNA window from Ficedula albicollis isolate OC2 chromosome 1, FicAlb1.5, whole genome shotgun sequence contains the following coding sequences:
- the KCNRG gene encoding potassium channel regulatory protein, with product MSSRELVTLSVGGVRFVTRASTLQRFPESRLARMVNDDDREFTLVNGEFFVDRDGALFGYIMDFLRTLQVSLPADFSDYQRLQREAEYYGLYPLADLLSQEHLLKPKLEILEVRFSLQEMQAFFRIFGSCSTTIEALAEQITVFIGQQSGQGWNSPFPSQKRLVPLPLERPSHHDMVFLCGTEYSAGDQVVARYVSIKPDNRKLINGTNVLGLLLDSLFKDGFRLISTRTVASEEKVECYTLERMKRAAGLAVMVNQNAGSSGVAQARRSQVQKGK from the exons ATGAGTAGCCGGGAGTTGGTCACTCTGAGTGTGGGAGGTGTGAGATTTGTAACGCGGGCTTCTACCTTGCAGCGGTTCCCTGAGTCCAGGCTGGCACGGATGGTGAATGACGATGACCGGGAATTTACACTGGTGAATGGAGAGTTTTTTGTGGACAGAGATGGAGCTTTGTTTGGTTACATCATGGACTTCTTGAGGACTCTCCAGGTGTCCTTACCAGCTGATTTCTCAGACTatcagaggctgcagagagaagcagagtACTATGGACTTTACCCGCTGGCCGACCTCCTGAGCCAAGAGCATTTGCTGAAGCCGAAGCTGGAGATCTTGGAAGTGCGTTTTTCTCTCCAAGAAATGCAGGCCTTTTTTCGGATCTTTGGTTCCTGCAGTACCACCATTGAGGCCCTAGCTGAGCAGATCACTGTTTTTATAGGGCAGCAgtcaggacagggctggaacagcCCCTTTCCTTCTCAGAAACGACTCGTTCCACTTCCTTTGGAAAGACCCTCTCATCACGATATGGTTTTTCTGTGTGGTACTGAGTATTCTGCTGGTGACCAGGTCGTGGCCAG gTATGTTTCCATAAAGCCTGATAATAGAAAGCTGATTAATGGTACTAATGTGCTAGGCCTGCTGCTTGACAGTTTATTCAAAGATGGATTTCGCCTCATAAGCACCAGGACTGTGGCCAGTGAAGAGAAGGTTGAATGCTACACTCTTGAAAGGATGAAGAGGGCAGCAGGCCTTGCCGTCATGGTGAACCAAAatgcagggagctctggggtAGCACAAGCAAGGAGAAGCCAAGtgcagaaagggaaataa